Below is a genomic region from Eupeodes corollae chromosome 1, idEupCoro1.1, whole genome shotgun sequence.
TCGAAAGACATTTCCGAAGTCTTTTGCGTTTAGCAATGAATTCCTCGTTTtctacatttcttaaaattgctgctttgttttttttttgtaattgttgataAGCTACTGGGATGAATTCCAAATTGCTtatcaatatctgtttttttaattatcaacaactttttccCAAGAGAAACGCTACTTcgagacattttcaattatattccCTGATGCCTCTGAACACAGATAGAATGCTTGCATTTAAAATCTTGGGAAAAACTcttataaggtttttttttctctgcatgctgttgtttttaacagataattatttgaaaaaaatagttatttggaAACAAGAACGTATGAGATTTGGATTTCcagcaacaaaatttgtttgttgtagACAGGAAATCGCTTTATGGAAATTCGTTATGAGGAGATCAAAACATACCAAAAAAGTAACCAAAAAGATGTGTACTCAAAATAAATTCGTTATAGAGAGATCTTCGTAATGTAGAAGTTCGTAATAGCGAAGTTTGactgaatttttgatttaaggcaGATAATAACCAATCGACAACAAAGTAGTATCCTTGTAGCactgaatttaattttcaagcatATTTTAATGAAACCCAACTTAACCGTATTTAAGACATACCTTTTACgatatttatattcttattaattaaattatatcctATAGGTATTGCACAAAACCTACTGAGTTTATTGTTCAATGTGATCCACCCAAAAAGAGTAAGCTGACGATGATTTTAGAAGATGTAGTTTGCACACGAAAAGCGTTCTTAAAGGACCACAGATACGATCCGTCGGAGATATACAGTGACGAATTCCTGGAAGAGTTGAaaggtacatacatttttttgtcattttctttttcatggaaaacaaaaatctttttattattagctTATACCAGTAGAGGtagaatttgtttattttgtattcaaacaattatttattttttaatttaaattccaaaaatgtacaTCCAGACAACAATATTATTGATGTTATCCTGTtgcattaaacaaatattttggtttgtttatttatcaattaacaattaaaaacgaTAAACTCATATGTTACATTTTGCTTATATTATAGTTTCCTCAAAGATTAAATGTATGTTGATGTTTTCACAGGTATTCCTGACCCGAAGATAGAACCTACTCAATTCTTAGATATTTACTTAGAAGCCTTACATGAAATGGGACCCTGGTGTGCCGATCGAGTGGCTATAAGTCTAATTcaacaaatagaaaaacaaaaaattaaaactccatACGAAAGACATTACCTGTTGCTTTGTATGGTCATAACAGCTCTCCTCGAAATTCATACTCTATGCGAGCAGGCATTCCACGAGATTCCAACTGAAAGAGAAAGAGTTGAAAAATACTCCAGTCCCAAAGTTCTCCGACTTCTAGAGGTCCTCCGGCTTTTCAAACCAGAAGAGCAAATTAGTGAAAACGAACAATTAGGCAACATAACCAAAGAAATTGACAAACTTAACTTCCACAAACTCAAACTAAATCTGGAAAACACATTTCACACCGTTGAGAATTTGAGTAAATCCATTTCCAAAGATATAATTGAGAACCTTGACCCGCTTTTGAAGACGAATTATACAAGCTATCATGCTAACCATACTAACCACAATGAGAATAGCCACATGAATGGCCCTAATAGCCTTGTGAACTCCTTGAAAAACCGCCGAAACCAAAATAGTCGTCATAAAAAGAGACCCTTCGCTCGGAGGCACAATCGAGATGCATTCGGCGATCCAGATGCGTTGTGTGGAATTATTTTCTGTAATAATAAATACACTGCTAAGGTTCTCTTCGACTTGCTCGCCGAAATGAGTCGCCATGACGGTCAACTTAAGttcttaaaatgtcaatttacAACAGACCGGGTAGCCGATCCTATAGCAGAACCTAAAGAGGCCGAGCTAGAACACCGAAGGCAAGAAGATGTTTTAAAACGCTTCAGAATACACGATTGTAATCTGTTAATTGGCACTTCAGTTCTCGAAGAAGGAATAGATTTGCCAAAGTGTAACCTGGTTGTTCGATGGAACCCCCCCAGTACATATCGTAGCTACGTACAATGCAAAGGCAGAGCAAGGGCAGCACAAGCTTATCACATCATATTAGTGGGCCCCAATTTCTCTCAAGAAAGATTTATTTGCAATTCAGAATTACTCAGTGATACATCTCACCGTATTATTTGCACCGCATCGGCCAAGAGCGCCGAAGACTATGTTAAAAAAGAAGCACTCCTTCAAAGCGATATTGTAGAAGATATATCTCAACCGAAACCAATTATAATTGAACATTCCTCAGGAGCGTCTGTAAAAATTCTCAACCCCGAAGTAATAGCTCGATCGCTTGCCGTTGGAGTTGTCAAATTGCCAAAGAGCATCGAAAAAAGTAAACGCATTTCAGATATTTCCTACCAGTCCTCTAATGAAAACCAAACTGGCTCAACAGAATGTCTGAACACATCATCAGAATCGAAAACTTCGACGGAGGATAAATCTGAGAGGAAGAGgctaaaaaagaaagattttgagAACTTGTTCGAAGTTGTTCCCATTTCTGAGTTAATTAATTCTAGCGTTAGTTCGAATAATAAATTGAAGTCTATTACTAACGGCGACATTGAATTAGAAGAAAGTGCAGACTTATCTTCTAAGCACATAGAAGCAGAGGAATATAAGTGTGCTGTGGAAGATACTGAGGAACAAATAAACGACAATAGCGATTGCGAGAGTGGTATTCAGGATATGGAAAATGCTACAAACGAAATGGTTGACCGTTTAGCGCAGTATCGTGAAATCGAAAAGGTAAATTAttgtctaataaataaaaatgcattttttttgttataaaaaatatatttagatgCTCCTTCAAAAATGTGCCAACACTGAGCCCGGTGAGACCGAACACCAAGAAGCcgataaatttacaaattgcaTTGAACCCTACAAGCCTCTACCGGAGCTGTTAACAGGTGCTGCTGTCGACCTTTCTTCAGCAATTGCTCTCATTAATAAATACTGTGCCAAATTGCCAAGTGATACATTCACCAAACTAACTCCACTATCGAGGTGTGCAAAAACGAAGCGTTGTGGGAAAGATGTGTTTCAATACACACTCCGCCTGCCAATAAACTCTCCCTTGAAATATGATATAGTGGTAAGTTTTCGTCGTGTGATGATGATTTGAtttcttgattgattttttaaggGTTTACCAATGCCCACAAAAATTCTTGCACGACGTATGGTAGCGCTTCAGGCATGTAGAGAGTTGCATTTGTGTGGAGAACTCGACAACACCTTGCAGCCCATTGGAAAAGAAGGATTCAAAGCATTCGAGTCCGATTGGGAAGAATTTGAACTGGAAAAAATAGATGAACAAATTGTAACGGATAACGCAGAACCCCGACCGGGAACAACCAAACGTCGCCAGTATTACTACAAGCGTGTAAGACATATTTAACATAGGTATTAACGTTGACCTCTCAAAATCAATACTTTAATTCATAGATTGCATCAGAGTTTTCCAATTGTCGTCCCACGGCAGGAGCTGTATCATATTTGTACTACATCAACTTGACTCTGCAGTGTCCCATTCCTGAGGAACAAAATACACGAGGCCGAAAAATCTATCCACCCGAGGAGGCTTTGCAGGGCTTTGGTatacttactttaaaaaaaattcctaaaGTCAGCTCATTTCCTATATTCACACGTTCCGGAGAGGTAAAAGTTTCAATAGACCTCTCAAAAAAACGAATTGTTTTGACTGATGATCAAGTGGATCGGATAAATACGTTTGTCAATTacacttttagtaatgttttaagGTTGCAAAAGTTCCTTATGCTCTTCGATGTTGATTCAACGGAAAATTGTGTATTCATTGTCCCGacaattagaaataaaaacagtgaaaTTGTTATTGACTGGGACTTTCTAGAAACAATAGCAAGGGATTGCAATATGATGCCACAAATTGTTCCCGATGAAGTGAGAAAGAATAGAGAATTCGATGCTAATAAGTTCAAAGATGCAGTTGTTATGCCTTGGTACAGAAACCAAGATCAGCCCCAGTACTTCTATGTTGCGGAAATTTGTCCTCATTTAACACCGTTGAGTTGTTTTCCCGGTGAAAACTACAACACATTCAAGCACTATTACTTTGTTAAGTATGGAATCACAATTCAAAACGCTCATCAACCTCTACTCGACGTAGACCACACGAGTGCCAGGCTTAATTTCCTTACTCCTCGATATGTAAATAGGAAAGGAGTAGCTTTGCCCACAAGTTCGGAAGAAACAAAGCGTGCAAAAAGAGAAAAtcttgaacaaaaacaaatattggtgCCGGAGCTGTGCACAATTCACCCATTTCCTGCCTCGCTGTGGAGAACAGCAGTTTGTTTGCCATGCATTCTATATCGAGTTAATGGACTTTTGCTAGCCGATGAAATTCGCAAGAAAGTATCCCATGACATTGCATTAGGATGTATGGAAATCGAAGATGAGAATTTCGAGTGGCCTATTCTCGATTTTGGCTGGAGCTTAGCTGAAGTGTTGAAAAAGAACAAAGAGTCAAAGACTGAAATCGTAGATGAAACCAAATGTGAAACGAAACCCCCACCTCAGGTTGCCCctgaaatcaaagaaaaagtaGCAGATGTCGTGAAGGAAGAGAAGAAAGTTGTGTTAGAGGAGCCCGAAGTTGTAAAGGTTGAGAAATCAGCAAACGAAATAGTCCTAGAGGGAGAAGAAAAACTTAaggtaagttaaaaaataatcaaactatttgtttatttctgGGATTCTCTTAGTTAGAACGTTGTTGTTTATGCCCTAGATATTCCCTAAACAATGAAGTGGATGTGTTTAAACGTTTTAAACTACATCCACATCTTTGTACGGCCTATAGAGTTAGCGATTATATCTTCTCCACCATTCGGATTCTTCACATATTCGACGAAGAATTGTTCTTTCGAAAGAGCTTAATTCTTACATATTCGTTTTATCCGACACTCAGAACTGTATAGCAATACTGGGAATATGAGGGTATTGTGGGCGTACTCTTTGTCTTTTGAGTGAGAAGTTTTGAACCAATTAGTTTTGCCAAATTAAAGTAGCAGTGGTTTCCTAGACTTTTCTTCGCCAAATCTCCACTAAAATGTGATTTGTGAAGGTAATGCTTACTCCGAGATAGAAAAACTCCTTAAATTATTAGAAATTACTACTATGACGTTAAGTCCAGTTCAGTACTTAGTCTTATCCTATTGATATTAGTATATTATCTCcattaaagtttaagttaaattatgtacgcatagtccaaaaagtctccgtaacAGTgccagtgttttttttaaagtagtaggaataaatgtaaaaacccaagtgataatattgaaaaaaagttagtttccacCTTCACCCTTTTaccaaatctaaaaaaaaattgattgtcgttttaaatattttatctcagaatcaaacaaaaagaaagctgctgtacGGATACTTTTTGGACGATATGTATATcccaggttaggttaggttaggttaaagtggatgTCCAttatggaaacggacacactaaggccagtttattggcccattgtgataccacctgaatcttgaggcttcctcctaagctcagtGGAACCAGTTTGATTCCCTTAGGAAAGTGAGAgcctgattatgctgatatgatttagatcgttaaagaagaattctcggTAATTCTTACGTTTTTGAGCCAAAGCAgtgcatgtacagagaagatgaagaattgtttcttacttttcctcgtccatacagcttctgcaaaagccgttgggaatacgcctagtcgcgtggcgtgctttcctattagacagtgtccggttatggcacccacctattatcgagcttatatgcgatctgcttagagatagcaagcaccttgaaggCTGATGTTGTTTCACcaggtgtttgccttcttcatagcgtcttgcattagcaacaatttacaaggagcgattggtatgccaaaCTTGGTAGGATGGGccgcactgtaccgttcctggcgaatTATAGCGACCTGACTATCTAAGAATATACGAAtattagatgttgatatcatgtttactttaagccaggacaacaTTTCTTTTATCGCTTATAGGTttgcctggaacacgctacaatgattgggaaggcggaatgagagacttaatttcagtcgttcagagtacacacctccaccaaccccttcttttgtttttaaaccatCTGTATATTAAATGCATATCCCAGATATCTCCAAGAATTTAGTTTCTAGGAAACTTTATCACTGATTTCGATATGTCAATTATAAGATTCTAAACAGTCAAGCAAAAGTTACACTTTAAATcttgaatttttctatttattgtaGGCTGATACATTCATCGAAATCGGAACATGGTCCAACGACATGGCAAACAGTATGAGCGAAGAAGATACTGACATGGAGGATGAAGAATTCTGTTCGGAATTCCTTCCTCCAAATGTAAGCTTTTGCAAAACTGAATACGGTAAGTTTAGCATCATATATATGCAACCGTATataacatatttgttttttgtatcaatatttgtttattcaatTTGTAGACATAATTAAAACAGATAAACCAACTCGTTACGGTTCACCAACATTCTGGGATGTTGAAGATTCAGTTAAAAGTAAACTCAACCGAAAAAAGAACTCAAGCTTCATTTACAGCTCAGATGAATCACTAACTTCCAACTATGATTTCGATGATGAAATTCTATCCAGCAGTGGAGATGAGAACGATGGTCCTCTACGAATCGAATTTACATCGGACAATGTGGCCGAAGCAATAGAGACCGAAGATGAAATACTTAAACGCCAAAAACAAATGTCAATAATCCAAGATACCATAGCAAACGAACGTGACTATCAAGTGACCAAGAACTTGCAAGTAGGATATAATTTCGATGGTGTGGATACGAACATAGAAACCGAACTAAAATCATCCGAAGAAGC
It encodes:
- the LOC129954024 gene encoding endoribonuclease Dcr-1 isoform X2 translates to MAFHWCDNVHTTSFTPRDYQVELLASASEQNTMLCLGHKSSKEFIALKLLQEKARELRQNNSKVSLYLSRLSGESAYNLIYHLTDLKVYNESKQNENEKPLVKFGEAQVLILKPKTCLLGLKNGDINMDNVNLIVLEDCHEIKEQSDMFLIFRDFYSKLELKPKVLALAGPLHSAGCAPEDLNAMLEILEKKVHCKAETASDIVTVLRYCTKPTEFIVQCDPPKKSKLTMILEDVVCTRKAFLKDHRYDPSEIYSDEFLEELKGIPDPKIEPTQFLDIYLEALHEMGPWCADRVAISLIQQIEKQKIKTPYERHYLLLCMVITALLEIHTLCEQAFHEIPTERERVEKYSSPKVLRLLEVLRLFKPEEQISENEQLGNITKEIDKLNFHKLKLNLENTFHTVENLSKSISKDIIENLDPLLKTNYTSYHANHTNHNENSHMNGPNSLVNSLKNRRNQNSRHKKRPFARRHNRDAFGDPDALCGIIFCNNKYTAKVLFDLLAEMSRHDGQLKFLKCQFTTDRVADPIAEPKEAELEHRRQEDVLKRFRIHDCNLLIGTSVLEEGIDLPKCNLVVRWNPPSTYRSYVQCKGRARAAQAYHIILVGPNFSQERFICNSELLSDTSHRIICTASAKSAEDYVKKEALLQSDIVEDISQPKPIIIEHSSGASVKILNPEVIARSLAVGVVKLPKSIEKSKRISDISYQSSNENQTGSTECLNTSSESKTSTEDKSERKRLKKKDFENLFEVVPISELINSSVSSNNKLKSITNGDIELEESADLSSKHIEAEEYKCAVEDTEEQINDNSDCESGIQDMENATNEMVDRLAQYREIEKMLLQKCANTEPGETEHQEADKFTNCIEPYKPLPELLTGAAVDLSSAIALINKYCAKLPSDTFTKLTPLSRCAKTKRCGKDVFQYTLRLPINSPLKYDIVGLPMPTKILARRMVALQACRELHLCGELDNTLQPIGKEGFKAFESDWEEFELEKIDEQIVTDNAEPRPGTTKRRQYYYKRIASEFSNCRPTAGAVSYLYYINLTLQCPIPEEQNTRGRKIYPPEEALQGFGILTLKKIPKVSSFPIFTRSGEVKVSIDLSKKRIVLTDDQVDRINTFVNYTFSNVLRLQKFLMLFDVDSTENCVFIVPTIRNKNSEIVIDWDFLETIARDCNMMPQIVPDEVRKNREFDANKFKDAVVMPWYRNQDQPQYFYVAEICPHLTPLSCFPGENYNTFKHYYFVKYGITIQNAHQPLLDVDHTSARLNFLTPRYVNRKGVALPTSSEETKRAKRENLEQKQILVPELCTIHPFPASLWRTAVCLPCILYRVNGLLLADEIRKKVSHDIALGCMEIEDENFEWPILDFGWSLAEVLKKNKESKTEIVDETKCETKPPPQVAPEIKEKVADVVKEEKKVVLEEPEVVKVEKSANEIVLEGEEKLKADTFIEIGTWSNDMANSMSEEDTDMEDEEFCSEFLPPNVSFCKTEYDIIKTDKPTRYGSPTFWDVEDSVKSKLNRKKNSSFIYSSDESLTSNYDFDDEILSSSGDENDGPLRIEFTSDNVAEAIETEDEILKRQKQMSIIQDTIANERDYQVTKNLQVGYNFDGVDTNIETELKSSEEAFLLSTERLKKEIHSSGMLVRSSHLLNLPKKQTITEERYSKNFASIKQLFPYLDENIIMCYIALKKRDLQDLQLSITDVEKLNRLYLEGNSIEKYYVDGNGDMFDSFNDHYSLTSGGEKEVLVNFDRDINKNKKQSKPIQAKPIDLKEIDFSFDNQPELIGHPGPSPSIILQGLTMSNANDGINLERLETIGDSFLKYAITTYLYITYENVHEGKLSHLRSKQVANLNLYRLGRKKMLGECMIATKFEPHDNWLPPCYYVPRELEKTLIKARIPPHHWKLADLPNIKQLSSEELCELVRKKAEQLGQLNGDVNSDFPRCDRNECMTPDSADGSDFDFQSLIPYNLVTQHSIPDKSVADCVEALIGAYLIECGPRGALLFMAWLGIRVLPAIKQKYDPNVPRIPGSTRPSDENDEIIVYGSWSAPKSPLLEFAPNPREQLESLLDGYSEFEAAIGYSFNDRSYLLQAMTHASYSPNRLTDCYQRLEFLGDAVLDYLITRHLYEDPRQHSPGALTDLRSALVNNTIFASLAVRHGFHKYFRHLSPGLNEVIDRFVRIQHENGHSISEEYYLLSEEECDDAEDVEVPKALGDVFESIAGAIFLDSNMSLDVVWKIYSNMMKPEIEQFSNSVPKSPIRELLELEPETAKFGKPEKLADGRRVRVTVEVFCKGTFRGIGRNYRIAKCTAAKCALRQLKKQGHISKKH
- the LOC129954024 gene encoding endoribonuclease Dcr-1 isoform X1, giving the protein MAFHWCDNVHTTSFTPRDYQVELLASASEQNTMLCLGHKSSKEFIALKLLQEKARELRQNNSKVSLYLSRLSGESAYNLIYHLTDLKVYNESKQNENEKPLVKFGEAQVLILKPKTCLLGLKNGDINMDNVNLIVLEDCHEIKEQSDMFLIFRDFYSKLELKPKVLALAGPLHSAGCAPEDLNAMLEILEKKVHCKAETASDIVTVLRYCTKPTEFIVQCDPPKKSKLTMILEDVVCTRKAFLKDHRYDPSEIYSDEFLEELKGIPDPKIEPTQFLDIYLEALHEMGPWCADRVAISLIQQIEKQKIKTPYERHYLLLCMVITALLEIHTLCEQAFHEIPTERERVEKYSSPKVLRLLEVLRLFKPEEQISENEQLGNITKEIDKLNFHKLKLNLENTFHTVENLSKSISKDIIENLDPLLKTNYTSYHANHTNHNENSHMNGPNSLVNSLKNRRNQNSRHKKRPFARRHNRDAFGDPDALCGIIFCNNKYTAKVLFDLLAEMSRHDGQLKFLKCQFTTDRVADPIAEPKEAELEHRRQEDVLKRFRIHDCNLLIGTSVLEEGIDLPKCNLVVRWNPPSTYRSYVQCKGRARAAQAYHIILVGPNFSQERFICNSELLSDTSHRIICTASAKSAEDYVKKEALLQSDIVEDISQPKPIIIEHSSGASVKILNPEVIARSLAVGVVKLPKSIEKSKRISDISYQSSNENQTGSTECLNTSSESKTSTEDKSERKRLKKKDFENLFEVVPISELINSSVSSNNKLKSITNGDIELEESADLSSKHIEAEEYKCAVEDTEEQINDNSDCESGIQDMENATNEMVDRLAQYREIEKMLLQKCANTEPGETEHQEADKFTNCIEPYKPLPELLTGAAVDLSSAIALINKYCAKLPSDTFTKLTPLSRCAKTKRCGKDVFQYTLRLPINSPLKYDIVGLPMPTKILARRMVALQACRELHLCGELDNTLQPIGKEGFKAFESDWEEFELEKIDEQIVTDNAEPRPGTTKRRQYYYKRIASEFSNCRPTAGAVSYLYYINLTLQCPIPEEQNTRGRKIYPPEEALQGFGILTLKKIPKVSSFPIFTRSGEVKVSIDLSKKRIVLTDDQVDRINTFVNYTFSNVLRLQKFLMLFDVDSTENCVFIVPTIRNKNSEIVIDWDFLETIARDCNMMPQIVPDEVRKNREFDANKFKDAVVMPWYRNQDQPQYFYVAEICPHLTPLSCFPGENYNTFKHYYFVKYGITIQNAHQPLLDVDHTSARLNFLTPRYVNRKGVALPTSSEETKRAKRENLEQKQILVPELCTIHPFPASLWRTAVCLPCILYRVNGLLLADEIRKKVSHDIALGCMEIEDENFEWPILDFGWSLAEVLKKNKESKTEIVDETKCETKPPPQVAPEIKEKVADVVKEEKKVVLEEPEVVKVEKSANEIVLEGEEKLKADTFIEIGTWSNDMANSMSEEDTDMEDEEFCSEFLPPNVSFCKTEYDIIKTDKPTRYGSPTFWDVEDSVKSKLNRKKNSSFIYSSDESLTSNYDFDDEILSSSGDENDGPLRIEFTSDNVAEAIETEDEILKRQKQMSIIQDTIANERDYQVTKNLQVGYNFDGVDTNIETELKSSEEAFLLSTERLKKEIHSSGMLVRSSHLLNLPKKQTITEERYSKNFASIKQLFPYLDENIIMCYIALKKRDLQDLQLSITDVEKLNRLYLEGNSIEKYYVDGNGDMFDSFNDHYSLTSGGEKEVLVNFDRDINKNKKQSKPIQAKPIDLKEIDFSFDNQPELIGHPGPSPSIILQGLTMSNANDGINLERLETIGDSFLKYAITTYLYITYENVHEGKLSHLRSKQVANLNLYRLGRKKMLGECMIATKFEPHDNWLPPCYYVPRELEKTLIKARIPPHHWKLADLPNIKQLSSEELCELVRKKAEQLGQLNVSFKVHNAKLHHIINTKIKFLKGDVNSDFPRCDRNECMTPDSADGSDFDFQSLIPYNLVTQHSIPDKSVADCVEALIGAYLIECGPRGALLFMAWLGIRVLPAIKQKYDPNVPRIPGSTRPSDENDEIIVYGSWSAPKSPLLEFAPNPREQLESLLDGYSEFEAAIGYSFNDRSYLLQAMTHASYSPNRLTDCYQRLEFLGDAVLDYLITRHLYEDPRQHSPGALTDLRSALVNNTIFASLAVRHGFHKYFRHLSPGLNEVIDRFVRIQHENGHSISEEYYLLSEEECDDAEDVEVPKALGDVFESIAGAIFLDSNMSLDVVWKIYSNMMKPEIEQFSNSVPKSPIRELLELEPETAKFGKPEKLADGRRVRVTVEVFCKGTFRGIGRNYRIAKCTAAKCALRQLKKQGHISKKH